TAGAAATTCGATGTTCAGGAATTCAGAAATCGATTGCATTGTCGATTCTGTTTGAGATAGAATATCCTCGTAGCGAACAACCTTGTAATTCTTGATGTATTTCTGGTTCTCGAACAGATAATGATAACTGTTCCGAAATGTCTTCACCATTCGGTTCAGCAACGGAAACCCTACTCCTACACTCTTGTATTTTCTTAGCGATACAAAGTTGGAATATGGATTGCGCACGATATGAATGAACCGTGCGTCTGGAAACATCTCCGAAAGTTCTATGGCGAATTCGGCATTCTCCACAGATTTTTCGACCACTCGCTTCGAATCGGGCAACAAGCCAGAACTCAAACTTTGATGAATGGACTCCATATATTTTTCAAACATCTGTTTTGTCGAATCATTCTCGCTTAAACTGATGCTATTCTTAAACCGGTCAAGGTCCAATTTACCTGTAACAAAAGTATCTCCCATGGGATCAACAGCTTCGTTGCTGGTCTTGATCCAATCTACCAGATTTTGCTCAATCTGCTTTTTACTTAATCCTTTGGCAGTGTTCTTCCTGTACTCATAATCTACATTTCGATCCGTCAATTGAAAGAAGTGAGACTCGAACGGAACAACAAACAGATCAGGATGACCGCTCAACAAATTCCGAAGCAAGGTTGTGCCTGATTTGTGTGCTCCAAGAATGAAAATTGGCTTCTGATTCATTTTGGAAGATCATCAATCAATTTTGAAAGCGACTTGGTCAACGACCGTCTCGAATACTTTCGAAACGCATCATTTTCAATATTGGCATCATCTCGTTTCCACAAATCAAAACTTGATTCGATAAACGCTGAAATCCCAGCCTCATCAGCATAATTGAACATTTTTCCAGCTCCGGTTTC
The window above is part of the Flavobacteriales bacterium genome. Proteins encoded here:
- a CDS encoding sulfotransferase, coding for MNQKPIFILGAHKSGTTLLRNLLSGHPDLFVVPFESHFFQLTDRNVDYEYRKNTAKGLSKKQIEQNLVDWIKTSNEAVDPMGDTFVTGKLDLDRFKNSISLSENDSTKQMFEKYMESIHQSLSSGLLPDSKRVVEKSVENAEFAIELSEMFPDARFIHIVRNPYSNFVSLRKYKSVGVGFPLLNRMVKTFRNSYHYLFENQKYIKNYKVVRYEDILSQTESTMQSISEFLNIEFLPILLRPSHLGESWGGNSTTGEQFEAVSDKHADRWKNDLLPIEIACANEVAGLVLQEYEYERLSSRKSFYNKEQGETFFRFIFNRWFVFTQI